In one Brienomyrus brachyistius isolate T26 chromosome 5, BBRACH_0.4, whole genome shotgun sequence genomic region, the following are encoded:
- the LOC125741880 gene encoding general transcription factor 3C polypeptide 1-like isoform X2: MDALEMLIDEVALEGLDGITISSLWIRLMNRIPKFPLSLDPATKEFVWRALVCDEDIEFYELPQKRPQIVLFDRFAEIDPETGIQEIRRFTGTADAREDVYPVNVIQEDKQGIQGSCLYFNERKNITDLIRTQNFKPCCTLEDAVKRWGEKLVAVATQTVRFRTLIGPVGDPEVKLPDHSYCILERLGRARWQGELQRDLHSRAFKTDAGKMHYMRKSLDKNGLITLQSHVTRLPNGGQQHSILLLLKRFHVDRRSKYDILMEKTSNLLSACPNNIGIMINLREQLCVSERTFKRVYQYMMAAKLAQSVCVPLQTLNPDSTQCKTKKGTDIMVRCLKLLKSYGKKDEEDDEENDEEDGGRKLQSESRIFERDILTQAYEIIISSGTKGISQTALRGHMNVGKLEARMMCRLLERNGMIKGFMEDEGRQRITKYISKIYVEQSDLNQQFAKEKARSEQLRTGKGEVLGQQSQVSPTTCPDAQPQPTGGGERRTPNSAKDRPSKKDPRRSEARKQIKLDCRVQHSAPIKKTPSVDATQEVTEEMDTTGGEDWSGMAEEVDISQDIPYKQVENTDKEASTTIMEEKIGAKQAPPVKRKMRPARMEKPHQTYRLLKRKNLIIEAVRSLKIIESLFTLQKMIMDEEKQDGVSTRCCKKSIMRLLRSLSREGMLKLFRTTIVQDGISRKVEFVVHPSIMPDDPLVKSAIEQIRFRLSSSCSLNRKVANSGPEAAKENETQETGKSGKAEKEQPTESPKNQRSKTDEKMGIKEQKKFKPLIVPGLGRSLGFQPKMPRLRLVHQFLWYLIYGHPLRRSPEESHSMEVEGVEPGASADTNGKAALDRAPKQEVLLDMAPVGGMGANKAPASATGADGVPVGGAETDGALVGIAEADDVAPAGGTGDDVAPVDGTGAEVDEEQVGTEMVAYMDEMSWRRFIPPMPLHRGYSCGWALTSDILLSLPLSIFIQIIQVSYKVDDLELYLNDPVKHHYLIRVLPGRMKKQLLYKRKYIFSFCESLQRLCYMGLLQFGPIEKFQEKDQVFIFLKKNATITDTTTCDPHYNLALSSLPFEARQYTFSTFQDVENYWFDMQCVCLNTPLGVVKCPRMKPSQGDEEAEPPSSMEPERPEQRYARLAYLLRGSQEVIDDGVTPGDKQGAAGLDSCFFGHLKRNWIWTSYLLSKSKKVGSVVEGSPTVRLKNLLTKHPLPLFMSGGGKGSGFRESPMVLDENVQMAKETSERNSRVVGGKKQRRKRLRTVKAPRKKRRVAKPEKKRMRPPFHDEADRSALLRMTRQRVTWSPQEDSLLMLCRVASHFLNRKIRKPFVPWQVVRDLLHAQFEESLDKTSLAVGRRSRYIMKNSQTDLNFKICLAEVYQDKDLIHKFQSRENNYSNPEVCASEFKEFVAVLRQKFSSPSVFHNFTIPDTKAELFRRFKVYVIGEDLKEDRKDSLMSLEDIHSLVLNNLIQSTLVLSNSQMKTSLSFQTFRIYRRYRDDILYKAFLRCQKRGLVNRRRINQLTGPKKSRALPFLPMSYQLSQTYYRCFSWRFPNTICMEARQFLETLESVGREDLLTTIRFQDQEGGDPQPDPSMVLFSLDSPGGSCVACLSLMMLGWLTVEVSIPEHIVVVDSTMVDNEVVKSIAKEVAEDDPDDDEVEEGEGRKKIEVKARQASHTNYLLMRGYCVPGIVSLRNLNTNDNIVVNSCTMRVKLRRTPSHRHFPNRCGDLLYEETQAEACLPRNFTHLLRACQDSSRLERFTDRCIHQCGYSSEDLQAILDVSSTIEAAQGFGCERVELACMFPDLAEVQGERTRTFLQYLEDLIDLEEVVEVGGNSVRLVAVKYADPWLVHIAEGLAPTGKEVPSLQDTRKRQAPDPPQDELSVKKPVLEREACKVAGILDSDGAPTDGVGLTGAGRCEEPLPSAPEDTGDSIQMVEECKGTDQIQEEKGAAASDVDSLPTGDPPSADISCFTVDGDDSVGSSAQDRVSFLSRPWRIVDGSLNKSVCKGMLEALLFHIMSKPGITEPSLVEHYQGVLQPVVVLELLQALEVLGCVWKRYIARQGKASLFSPARVPEVKESVRLRENGTPFYEPTVDCCLRLGSLFPKEDNWNRWVQFTHS, encoded by the exons ATGGACGCCCTGGAGATGCTTATCGATGAAGTTGCATTAGAAGGTCTGGATGGAATAACAATTTCTTCATTGTGGATCCGCTTAATGAACAGAATCCCCAAGTTTCCCCTCAGTCTAGATCCTGCCACTAAGGAGTTTGTTTGGAGAGCGTTGGTTTGTGATGAGGACATTGAATTTTACGAGCTACCTCAAAAAAGGCCACAGATCGTGTTATTTGACAG ATTTGCAGAAATTGATCCAGAAACAGGGATCCAGGAGATCCGGAGGTTCACAGGGACTGCAGACGCGCGGGAAGATGTGTACCCGGTCAACGTGATCCAAGAAGACAAGCAAGGCATCCAAGGGTCGTGTCTGTAttttaatgaaagaaaaaacattACAGATCTCATCAGGACACAGAATTTTAAGCCATGTTGTACGCTTGAGGACGCGGTTAAAAG GTGGGGAGAGAAGCTGGTCGCCGTGGCTACTCAGACGGTGCGCTTCCGGACGCTGATCGGCCCAGTAGGCGACCCGGAGGTGAAGCTGCCTGACCACTCGTACTGCATCCTGGAACGCCTGGGCAGGGCCCGTTGGCAGGGCGAGCTGCAGAGAGACCTGCACAGCCGAGCCTTCAA GACCGACGCTGGAAAGATGCACTACATGAGGAAGTCTCTGGACAAGAATGGTCTGATCACACTCCAGTCCCATGTGACCCGGCTGCCCAATGGGGGACAGCAGCACTCCATTTTGCTGCTGCTGAAGAGGTTCCACGTGGACCG GAGAAGCAAGTATGACATCCTGATGGAGAAAACCTCCAACCTCCTGTCAGCTTGTCCGAACAACATTGGCATCATGATCAACCTAAGGGAGCAACTG TGTGTGAGCGAACGCACCTTTAAGCGCGTGTACCAGTACATGATGGCCGCCAAGCTGGCCCAGAGCGTGTGCGTTCCGCTGCAGACCCTGAACCCCGATTCCACACAGTGCAAGACCAAGAAAG GGACGGACATCATGGTGCGCTGCCTGAAACTGCTTAAGAGCTACGGGAAGAAGGATGAGGAAGATGACGAGGAGAACGATGAAGAGGACGGTGGCAGGAAATTGCAGTCAGAGAGTCGCATTTTCGAGCGTGACATTCTGACACAGGCCTATGAAATAA TCATATCCAGCGGGACGAAGGGAATCTCGCAGACCGCTCTCAGGGGACACATGAATGTTGGGAAGCTAGAGGCACGTATGATGTGTCGTCTTCTGGAGCGGAACGGCATGATCAAG GGCTTCATGGAAGATGAGGGGCGGCAGAGGATCACCAAATACATCAGCAAGATATATGTGGAGCAAAGCGACCTGAACCAACAATTCGCCAAGGAAAAGGCTCGCAGCGAGCAACTGCGGACGGGCAAGGGGGAGGTGCTGGGTCAGCAGAGCCAGGTCTCACCGACCACCTGCCCCGACGCCCAGCCTCAGCCGACTGGCGGGGGCGAACGGCGGACGCCCAACTCCGCAAAAGATAGGCCCTCAAAGAAAGATCCCCGCCGGAGTGAAGCACGGAAGCAGATCAAGCTGGATTGCAGGGTCCAGCACTCGGCACCCATCAAGA AAACTCCCTCAGTGGATGCGACCCAGGAGGTGACGGAGGAGATGGACACGACCGGGGGAGAAGACTGGAGCGGGATGGCGGAGGAGGTTGATATCAGTCAGGACATCCCTTACAAGCAAGTAGAGAACACGGACAAGGAGGCCTCCACCACCATCATGGAGGAAAAGATCGGTGCCAAG CAGGCGCCGCCGGTCAAGAGAAAGATGAGGCCAGCGCGTATGGAAAAGCCCCATCAGACTTACAGGCTGCTTAAGCGGAAGAACCTGATCATTGAGGCGGTTCGCAGCCTCAAGATCATAGAGAGTTTATTCAC GCTGCAGAAGATGATTATGGACGAAGAGAAACAGGACGGGGTGTCCACCAGATGCTGCAAGAAGTCGATCATGAGGCTGCTGAGGAGCCTGTCCAGAGAGGGCATGCTGAAGCTCTTCCGCACGACCATCGTTCAGGACGGCATCAGCAGGAAG GTGGAGTTTGTGGTCCATCCCTCTATCATGCCAGATGATCCTCTAGTCAAAAGCGCCATCGAGCAGATCCGCTTccgcctatcaagctcatgctCCTTAAACCG TAAAGTTGCTAACAGCGGCCCAGAAGCTGCAAAGGAGAACGAGACCCAAGAGACAGGGAAAAGCGGAAAGGCCGAGAAGGAGCAGCCGACCGAGTCTCCAAAAAATCAGAGGAGTAAAACAGATGAGAAGATGGGGATCAAGGAGCAGAAGAAGTTCAAGCCTTTGATCG TCCCAGGTCTGGGCCGCTCCCTGGGCTTCCAGCCCAAGATGCCACGCCTTCGGCTGGTGCACCAGTTCCTGTGGTACCTCATCTATGGACACCCGTTAAGGAGGAGCCCCGAGGAGAGCCACAGCATGGAGGTAGAAGGGGTGGAGCCTGGGGCCAGTGCAGACACCAATGGGAAGGCGGCACTCGACAGGGCACCGAAGCAGGAGGTTTTACTGGACATGGCCCCTGTGGGCGGCATGGGGGCAAACAAGGCCCCTGCAAGTGCCACGGGGGCCGACGGGGTCCCTGTGGGCGGTGCAGAGACTGACGGGGCCCTTGTGGGCATTGCAGAGGCTGATGATGTGGCCCCTGCAGGTGGCACAGGGGATGATGTGGCCCCTGTAGATGGCACGGGGGCAGAAGTTGATGAAGAGCAAGTGGGAACAGAGATGG TGGCTTACATGGATGAGATGTCCTGGCGGAGGTTCATCCCCCCCATGCCCCTGCACCGAGGCTACAGCTGCGGATGGGCACTCACCAGCGATATTCTGCTCTCCCTACCCCTCTCCATCTTCATTCAGATCATCCAAGTGAGCTACAAG GTGGACGATCTTGAGCTGTACCTGAATGACCCCGTGAAGCACCACTACCTCATCCGTGTCCTGCCTGGCAGGATGAAGAAGCAGCTTCTCTATAAGAG GAAGTACATCTTTAGCTTCTGCGAGAGCTTGCAGCGTCTGTGCTACATGGGCTTACTGCAATTTGGCCCTATTGAGAAATTCCAGGAGAAGGATCAG GTCTTCATCTTCCTGAAGAAGAATGCCACGATCACAGACACCACCACCTGTGACCCGCATTACAACCTGGCCCTGTCGTCCTTGCCCTTCGAGGCCCGGCAGTATACCTTCAGCACCTTTCAGGATGTGGAGAACTACTGGTTCgacatgcagtgtgtgtgtctgaacaCGCCCCTGG gtgttgTAAAATGTCCCCGTATGAAACCCAGCCAGGGGGACGAGGAGGCGGAGCCCCCGAGCTCCATGGAGCCGGAGCGGCCAGAGCAGAGATACGCCAGACTGGCATACCTACTCAG GGGCAGCCAGGAGGTCATCGATGACGGCGTGACGCCTGGCGACAAGCAGGGCGCCGCGGGCCTGGACTCCTGCTTCTTTGGCCACCTGAAACGCAACTGGATCTGGACCAGCTACCTTCTCAGCAAGTCCAAAAAG GTGGGCAGCGTTGTGGAAGGCAGCCCTACTGTCAGACTTAAGAACCTCCTCACTAAACACCCTTTACCCCTGTTCATGAGTGGTG GTGGTAAAGGCAGTGGCTTCAGGGAGTCCCCGATGGTACTAGATGAGAACGTGCAGATGGCCAAGGAGACCAGTGAGCGAAACAGCCGCGTTGTCGGTGGGAAGAAACAGAGGCGGAAGAGGCTCCGAACAGTCAAGGCACCCAGGAAAAAGAGGAGag TGGCGAAACCGGAAAAGAAGCGGATGCGGCCCCCTTTTCATGACGAGGCCGACCGGAGCGCCCTCCTGAGGATGACCCGGCAGCGCGTGACCTGGTCCCCACAGGAGGACAGCCTGCTCATGCTGTGCCGAGTGGCGAGCCACTTCCTCAACCGCAAG ATCAGGAAGCCCTTCGTCCCCTGGCAAGTGGTGCGAGACCTGCTGCATGCACAGTTCGAGGAGTCGCTGGACAAGACCTCGCTGGCGGTGGGCCGGCGCTCACGTTACATCATGAAGAACTCCCAGACCGACCTCAACTTCAA AATATGTCTGGCGGAGGTGTACCAGGATAAAGACCTTATTCACAAATTTCAGAGCCGGGAGAACAATTACAGCAACCCTGAG GTCTGTGCGTCAGAGTTCAAAGAGTTTGTCGCCGTCCTCAGGCAGAAATTCAGTTCACCTTCAGTGTTCCACAACTTCACCATCCCCGACACCAAGGCCGAGCTCTTTAGGAG GTTCAAAGTGTACGTGATTGGAGAAGACCTGAAGGAGGACAGGAAGGACTCCCTGATGAG CCTTGAGGACATCCACTCCCTGGTTCTCAACAACCTGATCCAGAGCACACTGGTGCTGTCCAACTCGCAGATGAAGACCAGTCTCTCCTTTCAG ACGTTCCGCATCTACAGGAGGTACAGGGACGACATCCTCTACAAAGCCTTCCTGAGGTGTCAGAAGCGGGGGCTCGTCAACCGCCGTCGCATCAACCAGCTCACCGGGCCCAAGAAGAGTCGCGCCCTTCCATTCCTGCCCATGTCCTACCAGCTCTCTCAGACCTACTACAG GTGCTTCTCCTGGCGTTTCCCCAACACCATTTGCATGGAAGCCCGTCAGTTCCTGGAGACCCTTGAGAGCGTGGGCAGGGAGGACCTCCTCACCACCATCCGTTTCCAGGACCAAGAGGGCGGCGACCCACAGCCGGACCCCAGCATGGTGCTCTTCTCCCTGGACTCGCCTGGGGGCTCCTGTGTGGCCTGCCTGAGTCTGATGATGCTGGGCTGGCTGACGGTGGAGGTGTCCATCCCAGAGCACATCGTGGTGGTAGACAGCACCATGGTGGATAACGAGGTGGTGAAAAG CATCGCGAAGGAGGTGGCCGAGGACGACCCCGACGACGACGAGGTCGAGGAAGGCGAGGGCAGGAAGAAGATCGAGGTGAAAGCGAGACAGGCCTCGCACACCAACTACCTGCTGATGCGCGGTTACTGCGTGCCAGGAATCGTCAGCCTGCGCAACCTCAACACCAACGACAACATCGTGGTGAACTCCTGCACCATGCGGGTGAAGCTGCGCCGCACCCCCTCGCACCGGCACTTCCCCAACCGTT GTGGTGACTTGCTGTACGAGGAGACCCAGGCGGAGGCTTGCCTGCCCAGGAACTTCACCCATCTCCTACGGGCCTGCCAGGACTCCAGCCGACTGGAACGCTTCACTGATCGGTGCATCCACCAGTGCGGCTACAGCAGCGAGGACCTGCAGGCAATCCTGGACGTGAGCAGCACCATTGAGGCAGCTCAGGGCTTCGGCTGCGAGAGGGTGGAGCTCGCCTGCATGTTCCCCGACCTGGCTGAGGTGCAGGGAGAAAGGACCCGGACCTTCTTGCAGTACCTGGAG GACCTGATCGATCTGGAGGAGGTGGTCGAGGTCGGAGGGAACTCCGTGCGGCTGGTGGCTGTGAAATACGCCGACCCCTGGCTAGTCCACATCGCTGAGGGACTGGCACCTACAGGCAAGGAAGTCCCATCTCTGCAGGACACCCGCAAGAGGCAGGCCCCGGACCCACCGCAGGACGAGCTCAGCGTGAAGAAGCCGGTCCTAGAAAGGGAAGCCTGCAAAGTGGCGGGAATACTGGACTCGGATGGAGCGCCTACAGACGGAGTCGGCCTTACTGGAGCCGGGAGATGCGAGGAGCCCCTGCCCTCTGCCCCGGAGGACACCGGCGACTCCATCcagatggtggaggagtgcaaagGAACAGACCAAATTCAGGAGGAAAAGGGGGCAGCCGCATCTGATGTCGATTCTCTACCTACAGGAGATCCACCTTCTGCAGACATCAGCTGCTTTACAGTGGATGGAGATGACAG CGTGGGTTCGAGCGCGCAGGATAGGGTGAGCTTCCTCAGCCGGCCGTGGCGTATCGTTGACGGGAGCCTCAACAAGTCCGTGTGCAAGGGCATGCTGGAGGCCCTGCTCTTCCACATCATGAGCAAGCCTGGCATCACCGAGCCCAGCCTGGTGGAGCACTACCAGGGCGTGCTGCAGCCTGTGGTGGTCTTGGAGCTTCTCCAG GCTCTAGAGGTCCTTGGCTGTGTGTGGAAGAGGTACATCGCCAGGCAGGGCAAGGCGTCGCTCTTCTCGCCGGCCCGGGTGCCGGAGGTGAAGGAGTCCGTGAGGCTGCGGGAAAACGGCACCCCATTCTACGAGCCCACCGTGGACTGCTGCCTCCGGCTGGGGAGCCTCTTCCCCAAAGAAGACAACTGGAACCGATGGGTCCAGTTCACGCACAGCTGA